Below is a window of Alkalidesulfovibrio alkalitolerans DSM 16529 DNA.
TGCCCAGGGGCGTGCCCGTTGCGCTTTCCTCCACGCTCTTTCCGCGTCTGGACATGCCCATGGCCGACGAAGCGCCGAGGGAACAAGCCGCCAAGGCCGACGCGAAAAAGGTGGCAAAGCCGCAGGCCGCCAAGGCTCCCGCTTCGGATGCTGCGCAAGCGCCCGGGGTGGCCGAGTTCGCCGACTTCCAAAAACTCGATCTGCGCGTGGGCAAGGTGGTCGAGGCCGTGCGCCATCCCGACGCCGACCGCCTGCTGCTCGTGCGCGTGGATTTGGGAGAAGAGAAGCCGCGTCAGGTTGTGGCCGGACTGGCCGAGTTCTTCGCCCCGGAAGCGCTTGTGGGTCGCCGGGTGGTCGTTGTGGCCAATCTTGCGCCGCGCAAGCTGCGCGGGCAGGATTCGCAGGGCATGATTCTGGCCGTGCGCACCGAAGAGGGCATGGAACTGCTCACGTCCTCGGGCGACGTACCGTCCGGCTCCAAGGTTTCGTAGGGGATTTGCGGTGCCCGGCTACAGGGCGCATGTCTTCGGTGGGACGCTCATCGCGGGCGGGGCGCTCGGCCTGCTCGCCTGGGCCGGGCTGTATGCCGCCTCCCTGGAATACGCCCTGGTGCTCGTCTGCATCGCGGCCCTGGCCGCGCTCTTCCCCGACGTGGACACCGATTCCAAGGGGCAGCATCTTTTCTATGGCGTGCTTTTCGTCATCGACCTTGGGCTCATCGTCACGGAGCGCTACTTCTGGGCCGCTCTGCTCGGACTGTTCGCCATGCTCCCGGCCATCGGACGGCACAGGGGCTGGACCCATACCTGGTGGGCCATGCTCCTCGTGCCGTTGCCGCTTCTTCTGTTGCCTGCCTACGTCTTTGGAGCGCAATGGCAGGCTTTCGCTCCCTATTATCTCGCGGCCGTGACCGGCTACGGATCACACCTGCTTCTGGATGGCTTTTTCAAGGGGTAGTGGAGCGGAACAAGCAGATCGCCCGAACGCCCTTTGCCGATTTGAGGACCAGCCGACCGCCGAGACGCCCAGCCAGGGTCTTGACGAGCTCAAGGCCCAGGGAATCGCAGGAACTACGCGTCGCGTCGAGCCCCACCCCATTGTCCGAGACCATGAGCACGCCGTGACGCGCTCTGCCGTGCAGGCGGACCCTGATCGTTCCTTGGCCGTTGTTTGGAAAGGCATGCTTGGCGGCGTTGAGAAGCAATTCGGCGGTGATCATGCCCAAAAGCGTTCCCTGGTGCCAGTCCAGGTGAAGCGGGCAGCCCAGGCTGCGGAAACTTGCTTCCACACCGCAAGGCAGTCCGGGAGCAATCGAATTCACGAGTTTCTGGAGATAGGCCGACGCGTCCACGGAGCCGTTCGTTCCCATGGAATGCACCGCCTCATGGGCGTGGCAAGCAGCAAGGAGCGCGCCTTGCGCCTTGGCGATGTTCTCCTTGCAGCAGGGGCAGTCCGGGTTGAGCCGTGCCGTGGCGAGAGCGCAGGTGACAAGGTGCAGGTGGTTCTTGATACGGTGGTGCATCTCGCGCAGGAACGTCTGCTCCATGCCGATGGCCGCTCCCGCGTCGTCCTGCCAAGAACGTCTGGCCATGTGCGCGGTATCCAATTGATGGTGCGAAGAGGCCGGGGCGAAGCTGGGGTCGAAGAGATCCGCTGGTGAAACGCCGAGAACCCGCGCCAGCCTGCTGATGACCGTGAACGAAGGGGAGCACTGGCCGCGTTCGAGCTTGCTGACATATTCCTCCGAAATGGTGCACAACTCCGCAAGCTTTGCCTGCGTTATTCCGTTCAGCCTGCGAAACGCCTGTAGGCTTTGTCCGAACACGACCTTGATTTCCCCATCGTCCATGCGCCGAATATAGCCGATCTCCACGGCTGGAGAACGGAATCACAATACGGCTTGTGCAATTCGGCCGAATGCTTGTTCAGTCATATGTGCGGGCGTGGCGCAATTCGTCGCGGAAGTGGGGAAAAAAGGATGGTCTATTTCGGCAGGAGTTTCAGAAAGAGATCTCCTTTGAACGGGCCGATGCGGCGGCCGAGGCCCTTGAGGCGGATGGGCTTTCCGGGCACGAAATCGGCGGGCAGCGTAACCTCGACCTGTTTCTCCTCACCGGAAAGCCCCAGGTGGATTTTCAGGCGCACGGTGCGACCGGGTAAGAGACTTGCAGCGTTCATGTGGGCGGTGTGTTCGTCGTCGAGTTGGCTGCGCAGCCACGATTTGACGCTGCCCAAAACTCCTTGCGACAGGTCGAGCCGCAGTTTCTTGCCGCTGAGGTCGAGTTCCAGGGCGCGTCGCTTGAGGGTGGCGGAGCCGTGCGCCGCGCCCTTGCGTACCTGGGCGTAAATGTCCTCGAAGACCTTGCGCGCGAAGGGGTCGCGAAGAATGTCGCGCAGCACCTCTTCCTGCCGGAATTCGAATGTGGCGCCCCCGGCCGAGAAGCTGCCCTGCCTGGGGGCCTGCTCCTCGGTTTCCCCCCGCTTGCGAAAGACCTCTCGCGCCGCTTCGCGGGCATAGGCCTCGTCCGCCCTCTTGGTTTCGCCCGGGGTGGTTTTTCTTCTGGCCCTGCCCTTCGTGCGCCCTTTGGGAGGGCTCTCGCCCGCGCCGGGCTTTTTGGAGAGCACGACGTAGGCCTCGTTCAGCCGCTGGAACTTGCGCGAGGCCTCGGGATCGTCCGGATTGAGGTCCGGGTGCAGGCTGAAGGCGAGCTTGCGGTAGCTCGATTTGATGATCTCCAGGGATGCCCCTTCCTCCACCTGGAGGATGCGGTAGCATTCGGCGAGGGTCATGCCTCGTCTCCGAGGATTTCGATTTTCAGCGCCCCGGGCATGTCCTCGCCGTCTTCCGGCGTGACCAAGTCGTGGTCGCGCAGGTAGGCTATGCCAACGCGCCTGAACGCCTCATGGCCGGGGTCAGGGTCGATGCCCCGGCAGTCCTCGGCGGCCATGACGAAGCTTTCGGCGTCGTAGAGATTGCCCGCGAAGAACGGCCAGGCGCGGCAGACGTCGGGGCGGGCGGGGTGCACGCCGCAGCCGGGCAGGGTGGAGTCGAAGAAGATGCAGTAGCCGTCGTCACGCACACGCAGCCTGTTGCGTCCGGATTTGGTCTCGGCGTAGCGGACCAGGAAGGCGTCCGCCTCGACGGCGAAGTGCGCGGCCAGACGGCGCGTGTCGCGCGGCCTGAGGACGATCCCGCCGCTGCCGTGGCAGCAGTGCCCGCAGCGTCTGCAGTCGAAGATATCGGAAGGCGTGGCCATGATCCCTTATCCGAACAACCGGTTGTGTTCGATCTTGGTGCACAGGTTCTCGACCACCAGTATGTCTGCCGGTTCAAGCAGGGCCCGTGCCTCGAGGCTGAACACCCCAACCTGCATCCAGAAGCAGCGCGGCTTGACGGGCAGGGCGAGGACCTCGCGCGCATGGGCCGCACAATGTTCCGAGGCCCTGAAGAGGTTCACGAGATCGGCAGGCACGGGCAGATCGGCCAGGCTCTGATAGGCCTGAATGCCCCAGACCTCCTGCCGTTTGGGGTGCACAGGCAGGATCGTGAATCCGGCGTTTATGAGGTAGCGCCCCACCATGTCCACGGGGCGTCCCGGACGGTCGTTGGCCCCGACCACGGCTATCGTCTTGACGGATGTGAAGAGGGCGGTTAGCTCGGTATCCTTTGGCGCAAACATGATGTCTTCCTTGTTTTCCTTCTCGCCCGGAGCACTACACCATGTTCGAAACGTTGGAAAGAATGCCGCTTGAGGAAGTCCTGGGCCGCCACGAGCGCTGCCGCGCCCTGCTGGCCGTCCATGCCCCTCGCGCTGGCGGACTCATGGCCTTCACCAAGACCAACATCTACTGGCTCTCGGGCACACTCGTGCCCGGCGTGTTCTGGTTGCCTCTCGCAGGCGAGCCCATACTCTTCCTGCGGCGCGGGGCCGAGCGCGCGGCGCTGGAGTCGCCCTTGGCGAACATCGTCCAGTTCCGTTCCTACCGCGACATCCCCGGGCTTGCGGCCGAAATCGGCAGCCCGCTCTCGAAGATAGTTGCGGCCGAAAAGGGCGGACTGCCCTGGAACCTGGCCGAGTCGTTGCAGAAGAACCTGACGCAGACGGATTTTCTGCCCGGCGACGGCGTGCTGGCCCGCGCGCGTGGCGTGAAGAGCCATCGCGAGCTTGCCATCATGCGTTTAGCCGGGGCACGCCACGACCAGGCGCTTCGGGTCCGCGTGCCCGAGTTGGTGCGGCCCGGCATGAACGAGCGCGAGATCTCGCACCTCGTCTGGCAGGCCTTTTTCGAGCTCGGCCACATGGGCCACATGCGCATGAACTCCTTCGGCGAGGAGATTTTCCTTGGCCACGTGGCGGCCGGGGATTCGGGCAACTACCCGAGCGTCTTCGACGGTCCGCTGGGGCTTCGCGGCGAGCACCCGGCCCTGCCCTTCATGGGCTATCGCGGCAAGATATGGCAAAGGGGCGAGCCGCTGGCGCTGGATTGCGGCTTCTCGCTGGAAGGCTACGCCACGGACAAGACCCAGGTACTGTGGGCCGGGGAGGCCGCCACGATTCCCGAGAAGGCGAAGCGCGGCCACGACTTCTGCATGCGGATACAGGCTTGGCTGGCCGAGAACCTGAAGCCCGGCGCGATCCCGTCCGAACTGTACCGCCACTGCATGGCTAGCGCCGAAAGCGAGGGGCTTTTGGAAGGGTTCATGGCCCTTGCGCCCAATACCGTGAAGTTCGTGGGCCATGGCATCGGCCTGGCCATCGACGGCTGGCCGGTCATCGCCGAGGGCTTCGAGGAGCCCCTGGAAGAGAATCAGGTGGTGGCCATCGAGCCCAAGTTCGGCATTCCCGGACTCGGCATGGTGGGCGTGGAGAATACCTTCGTGGTCACGCCAAGCGGCGGCGAGTGCATCACCGGCTGCGACTACGACATCATCTGCGTTCCGTAAGCTCGCGCTCCATCACCCGCTCCAGGGTGGGGGTGGTGAAGAGGTCGCGCAGGACCACGGGCGAGAACGCCTTCTCCCCCACGGGAAAGACCGCCACCACGGGGATGCTGCGGCTGCCCATGGCCGCGAGCAGGGCCTGGGCCTCGGGATGCTCGCGCGTCAGGTCCACCTTCACGAAGCGCAGACCGTAGCGCCTGTGCCAGCGTGCCAGATTGCCCTCCGTGAGCACCGTCATCTCCAGGAACTTGCAGTTGGGGCACCAGTCGGCCGTGAAATCGGCCAGGATCGGCTCCTTGCCGAGCATCTCCTCGAAGGCGGGGGCGTCGAATGCCTCCCAGCGGACGTTGGGCATGGGCGGGTTCGCGGCCCAGGGAAAGAGCGCCACGATGATGGCCAAGGCCGCGCCGCGCGTGGCGAGCCTGTGCCACAAGGGGCGCGAGAGCGAGGTCCAGCCGCCCCACATCCAGGCCGCGAAGGCCGTGGCCAGGAGCAGGATCAGGGTCCGGTTCATGGCCCAGTCGGGCAGGATGGTCAGCAGATAGACGGCCGTGCCCGCCAGGAAGAATCCGGCCACGCGCTCCACGAACAGGGTCCAGCGGCCCGGCAGGTTGAAGATGAAGAAGATGCCGGGCTTGATGCACATCACCAGATAGGGCGAGGCCATGCCCAGGCCGATGCAGACGAAGACCGTGGCGATGACCAGCGGCGGCTGGGCCAGGGTCCAGGCCAGCACGCCACCCAGGAACGGCCCTGAGCACGGAGTGGCCAGGAGCGTGGCCAGGCAGCCCGCGAAAAAGGCCGAGGCGCGCGTCTGCGTGCCTTCCACCGGGGCCTTCAGGTCCACCACGGGCAGTGTGAAGACGCCGAACAGGCTCAGGGAGAGGGCGAAGACGAGCACGGCCATGGCCAGCACCGCCGTGGTGCTCTGGAATATCTGGCCCCAGGCCAGGTCCAGCGAGGCCAGCAGGATGGCCAGGAAGAGGAAGAAGCTCAGGATTCCCAGCGCGAAGAAGAAGTTGAAGGTGCGAAAGCAACGCACCGGGTCGTCCTCGCCGCCGGGAATGGCGCAGCCCGAGAGCAGGCCCTTGAGCTTCAGGCTCGCCACGGGCAGCACGCACGGCATGAGGTTCAGGAGGAATCCGGCCAGGACGGCCAGCAGGGCGGCCTTGAACAGTCCCTGCACCTCAAGCCCTGGCTCGTGGTAGCGGGGGGCCATGTTTTCACGGGAGAATGCCGCCTGCATCCCTCCGGAGGGCGCGAGCGAAGCGGGAGCGGGCTCGGTTCGTGTCGCATCGGGGCGCGCCACGGCCATGTCGGGCCACCATGCCTGGGCTGCGGCCTGGGGCAGGGACGAGACGTCGTCTGTAAGGGTGATCCGCCTGCTCACTTCCGCGGGCAGGCAGCTTACGTCCGAGCAGAGCAGAAGTCTGGCCCGTAGCGATACATCTCCGGTGAGGCCCTCGGGCATGAGGACGAAGAGCCGCGTCGCGCCTTCGTACATGCGCACCATCTCGCCCGAGCCGAAGGGGTCGAGTTTTTCCCGGCCAGGGGGATAGAGCACTGTAAGCACGGTCTGGCCGGTTTCGGCCGCAAGGCGCGTGGGTTGACCCATGGCGCCGGGATCGTTGGCGTAGAAATACCAGCCGCTTTCAGGCGTTATGAGCACTTCGAGGATCTGGGCCGTGCCGGAAGGCAGGCCGGGCGCATGGGCGGACATGTCGGGGGGCGCGGCCAAGGCCCGCGCGGCCATCTCCACGGGATAGGCGGGCTCGGATACGTCTTCGGCTTGCGCCGTCGTGGGTGCAAGAGTTGCGAGGCAGGCCAGGATGGAGAGCGAGACAAGGCGGAAAAGGACGAAAAACGGCATGGCTGCGACCTCGTATCGAAAAAGCGCCGCGACGGCGCGGATTCTCGCTTCCTAGCACAGCCCGGTGCGCTGGTAAATCGGCGGAGAAATCGATTCGGCAGGGTTTGGCCCCTGGGGGCCTGAAATCGCCTGCGACGGCAGGAGTCGGTCGTGGTTCGCGCCCGACTGGCCGGGGCGGCGGAGCGGCGACCGGGGAGGGCTTTCAAGCCCGTTATTGGCGGGCCGGGCTGCTGATCCGGCGCACCAGGCGATTGCATCCGTTCTGCTTCGGACAATATTTTCAATGGCGCGGCAAAAAAACTGTTGACGGCTGGCGAACGGCTCTATACAAGGCACTTCCACGTCACGGGCTACTAGCTCAATTGGTAGAGCAGCTGACTCTTAATCAGTTGGTTCGGTGTTCGAGTCACCGGTAGCCCACCAGGAAATTCAACGGGTTGTCGCCTGCAAGTCAGCGGCAACCCGTTTTTCTTTGCCCTGCTTCCTGGGCTTTCGCTTATTTCATGCAACGCGTTCGTGGTCCGCATGGCCGTTTTTTCGCTCCCGTTTTCATGCCCGATCCGTTTCCCATGACGCCGGGCGCTGTGCCGCATCCACGGACGGCCGCCAGATATGTTGCGAAGTCCTGTCCGGTTTGCCTGGATTATTGTGGTCGCCAAATAGCGTGCGACTCTCATTTGCCTGAAATCAAAGATTATTTTTGATTGGCAAAGTTCTTGATAAGTATGTCGCGGATATCAGCCGGAGCAGAACGCTTCAGTATTTTTGTGTTTCCGGCAACAAGATGCGAGGGGGTATCTCATGTGCGGCATTATCGGCTATTGCGGCCATCGTCCGGCCGTTCCCGTGTGCATGGAAGGCCTGAAGCGCCTCGAATACCGTGGCTACGACTCGGCTGGCGTGGCCTTTGTGCGTCAGGGCGAGATCGCCGTGATCAAGGCGCCGGGCAAGCTCTCGGCCCTGGAAGAGGCGCTTGAGCACGCGGGCAACGTGATGAACGCCACCACGGCCCTGGCCCACACCCGCTGGGCCACGCACGGCGCGCCCACGACCGGCAACGCCCACCCGCACCTGGACGCCGGGCGCTCCATCGCCATGGTCCACAACGGGATCATCGAGAACTTCGCCGAGCTCAAGCAGGAGCTTCTGGCCGAGGGGCTGACGTTCGAGTCGGACACCGACACCGAGGTTCTGACCAAGCTCGTGGGCTGGTGCCGCGCCCGGACAGGCTCCATGCGCGAGGCCCTGTCCATGGCCCTTTCGCGCGCCGAAGGAGCCTACGCCGTGGTGCTGCTCTGCAAGGACCGGCCCGGCAGGCTCTGGGCCGCGCGCAAGCAAAGCCCGCTCGTGCTCGGGCTTGGCGTGGGCGAGAACTTCCTGGCCTCGGACGTGCCCGCGTTTTTGCCCTACACGCGCGAGGTGGTCTTCATCGACGACGGCGAGATGGTGATCATCGACGCCGACCGCCACGAGATCCTGGACGCCGCGACCCTCGCGCCCAGGGAGAAGACGCCCCAGACCATCACCTGGGACGTGCAGGCCGCGCAAAAGGGCGGCTACAAGCACTTCATGCTCAAGGAAATCTTCGAGCAGCCAAAGGTCATCCGCGACTGCCTGGCGGGCCGCATCGACCATGCCTCCGGCGCGGTGCGCCTGCCCGAGATCGAGGCCCTGCCCGTGCCCGGCAGGCTGGTCATCGTGGCCTGCGGCACCTCGTCCTATGCGGGGCTTTGGGGCAAGCAGATCATCGAGAAGCTGGCCCGCGTGCCCGTGGACGTGTGCATCGCCTCGGAGTTCCGCTACGCCGATCCGATCCTTGCGCCCGGCGACCAGGTGCTGGTCGTCTCGCAATCGGGCGAGACGGCCGACACCCTGGCCGGGCTGCGGCTGGCCAGGGAGCGCGGCGTGCCCGTGATCGGCCTGTGCAACGTGGTGGGCTCGTCCGTGGACCGCGAGGCGGACTTCGTGCTGCACACCCAGGCGGGCCCGGAGATCAGCGTGGCCTCGACCAAAGCCATGTGTTCGCAGATGGTCATGCTGCTCCTGCTGGCCCTGCGCTACGCCGACGCCAAGGGCCTGCTCTCCAGGGAGGACCGCGCGGCCTGCATCGAGGGCGTCCAGGCCATGCCAAAGCTCCTGGACGACCACCTGCCCTTCATGCGCGACACGGCGCAGCGGCTGGCGCGGACCTATTCCGAGGCCACGAGCTTTCTGTACCTTGGCCGCGGCCCGGCCTGGCCGCTGGCCCTGGAAGGCGCGCTCAAACTGAAGGAAATCAGCTATATCCACGCCGAGGGCTATCCGGCAGGCGAGATGAAGCACGGTCCCATCGCGCTCATCGACCCCAAGTTCCCGACCTTCGCCATCGCCCTGGCCGACGAATTGTTCGGCAAGGTCAAAAGCAACCTCATCGAGGTGCAGGCGCGCGGCGGCCGGATCATCGCCCTGACCAACCCCGGCCTGGACCTGGAGGTGGACCACCCGTGGGTGCTGCCGCAGGTCTTCTGGCCGCTCGCGGGCTTCACGGCGCTGCCCGCGCTGCAGCTCTTCGCCTACGAGATCGCCGACTACCTGGGCAAGGACGTGGACCAGCCCAGAAACCTCGCCAAGAGCGTGACCGTGGAGTAGGGGCGGCGTTTTACCGCGTTCTTTTTATGTCGAGACGATCCTGGATTCATTTGTTTCAGGCAGAACGAATGAAAGGCGCGGGTCAATCCTCCCAGATGCAATCTTTTCCGAAACATTGTCGGCAAACTTGACAATGTGATGACTTCTTTTTTGCATAATATGCCGAAATTATTTTTTTATTCCTTGGACACGTTTTTTGCAACACCATGTCGGAAGACGGAGGTCCGGGGATATGCGCAATAAAAGAATGTTCATTTCATTGTTGCTGGCGGCTGTTTTGGCCTTGGCGATTCAGGGTGCGGCTTTTGCGGCATCCATTCTCTACATCGAGTACAATGACGTCTATACCGAGGATAGCGTGGCGCCAGGCGGGGCCACGCCTTGGCTCACGGCGCTCTTTGCCGATCAGCCCGCGGGTGGGGTGCTTCTGACCTTGGCCGCACCCAATCTGCTTTCCGGCGAATTCGTGGCCAACTGGTATTTCAACTTCAATCCCGAGAAGGATCTGGAGGCTTTGGTCTTCACGCATGTGGACGGCGTCATGCCGATCACGTCCAAGGATTTCACCAGTGAAGACGCCTTGATAGCGGGCATGGGGCTGCGCATGGACGTCAATGTCCCCTATCCCAATCCGCCCTCCAAACGCTTCGCGGACGACATGCTCTCGAAAATCCTCATCACCGGTCTGAGCGACCTGACTGCCGATGATTTTAACTTCAGAATCGAGAAGCATGATGCCTTGTTCATATCAGTGGCTCATATTCGCGGCACCGGAGAAGGAAACGAATTCAGCGCCTGGGTCAAGGGGTATGACCCACCCCCGCCTCCGGCGGTTCCCGAACCCGCGACCTTGTTCCTGGCTCTCTCCGGCCTGGGGGCGGCCGCGCTGGCCCGCAAGCGGGGCGCTCGTCGGAACTAAGTGCAGCAAAGGCGTCGGCCAACCAGGCCGAGAACGCGAGCAAAGGGCGTCCGGGTTTGTCGGACGCCCTTTGCTCGTGGGGCACGAGATTTATCCGGGAGAGACGGGGCGACGTATCCGGGATGGCCGTGCGTCAGGTCCCGGTCATCCAGCTTTTCCTGCCCGCAGCAGGCTATCGATGCGCTCGGCAAGACTCGCGGCGTGAATGGGTTTTCGGGCGCACGCCCGCACCCCGAGGGCCATGGCCTCGGGAATGCGGGAGGCGCTTTGCGCATCGACGAGGGCCACGACCGCCATTTGCGGGAATGTTTTCAAGGCGGTCGCCAAAAGTGGAACCTCCGCGATGCTCAGGTCGATGTTCATGACGGCTAGGCGGTATTCGAACTGGGAGAGAAAATCCAACGCCTCGGCTGCGTCGGCAACGGCGTCCACTTGGTGACCGGCCTGCTCCAGGGCTAGGGCGAGGGAATCGCGCATCGCTGGGTCGGATTCGGCGACAAGAACGTCGCAGACCATGGCCATGGGGGGGCGGTGTTGCATAAAAGCCGACACGTCTGAATTCGAGGCCCGATGCATCTGGTCCCTGGTCGGCAGAGCCAACGTGAATTCGGTCCATTCTCCCTCCCGGCTGCTTACGTCCAGGCTGCCATGATGGTTGCTGGCGATGCCGTGGCAGACGGAAAGTCCAAGGCCGAGGGGCGATCTGCCGCCGGTGGTGAAGAAAGGATCGAAGACTCTCGGCAGCATCTCTCTGGGGATGCCACTGCCCGTGTCGCGCAGGCCGAGAACGATGCGGGAGCCGTTCAGGCCGAGGCGCGTCGTAATGGTTATGTGCCCGTCCCCGCGGTCCTCCACTGCGTTCAGGGCGTTTAGCAACAGGTTGACGATCAGGCGTTTCATTTGGGCCTGATCCACCATGACGTCCGGCAGATCCTCCGCGAGATGCAAGACTATGGACACGCCCGTCCTGGCGTGGCCGCCCACCAGCGGAAGGCATTCCTCGACGAGGCTGTTCAGGGATGTCCGTTCGAACACGGGCTGCGGCGGTCTGGCGAAATCCATGAGATTTTGCATCGTATCCGTAATTCTTTCGACCTGCGTGAGCATCTGGCGCAGACTGCGCTTCTTCTGCGGATCGCTTTCCTGCCGTTCCAGAAGCTGGGTTCGGGCCGAGATGATGGACAAGGGATTATTGATCTCCTGGGCCGTTCCCGCAGCCGCATGGCCGATGGCCGAGAGCCGTTCCGCGCGCAGTTCCCTGTCCCGAGCCTTTTCGAGGCGGCTGAGCGCGGAGGAAAGCTCTTCGGATTTCGTCGTCAGCGTCTCCAGGACCTTCAGCCTGCCGAGATGCGCGCAAGCCAAGTCCGCTATCTGGCGTAGACACCACAACACCTGTTCGTGTTCGAAAAAAGGCTGTTCATCGATACCGATGGCGAAAATGCATCTCGATTGTTCATCGACGTTGAACAGGGCGGCGTAACCCTGCTTCGAGAAACGTTCCCGCCTGCCTTCCTGGCTGCGATGCGCCGCTGCCGCATGCTCCGCCAGCGTGTTCTCAATCAGGTCGCCGAGAAGAGGGGCCGTGTCGGGCGGAATTTCCGGGCGGCCTTCGGCGATGCGCAAGCCGCAGTTTGTTTGGCCGTTCCAGGCCACGCCCTCGAAGGCGCTTCCCGCATTTTCGGAAAACGCCAAGCAACCTTGATACTCGGGGAGCATTTCGGAAATGCAGGAATGGATCAGGTTGAAGATTTCCGCTTGAGCCACAGCCAAGGCGAGACGAGGGCCAAAACGTCCGACGATGGAAAGGAAACGCTGGGGCAGGTTCGGTTCGCCGCGCCTGACGGTCCGCTCGTTGGCGTGCCGGGAAATGGATTGGTGCGCCCGCGCAAGCGACGTCCGGTAAAAGGAGACAATGTTCGGGTCGAGGCCAATCAATTCGGCCAACGCGCAGTATTTCTCCGGAATCCCATGTCTGACTAAGAGCACGATTTCTTCCGCAATGCCCAGTTTGTTCGCCAATCGCTTTGTACGGTCGTGGTCTTCGGGGCGTAGAGCTTCCGACATGACGTTTCGCGCGAGGATGTCCCCCAAGGCGACCAATCCGAGGACCGCCGACCGCGCGAGCGAGTCGCGGACGGCGGCCGGTTTGTGGTGGTGAAGCCAGGCCGCGTTGATGATCGAGGACGGTGCTTTCCAGTGTTCGAGCATCCATTTGCCGACCACGGCATGGTCGAGACCGAAATTGATCACTTCAAGAGCTCTGGTATCTTTTCGCTGGATGTCCGGCGATTGCGTGATCAAGGTGTAGCGCTCGGGATGGAGGCGAAAGAGCAGCGCCTTGCCGCAGTCATGCACAAGGCCACACGCGAACGCCTGGCCCGCCAGCGTCGGGTCGATTTGCTCGGCGAGCGACCTGGCGGCCACGGCGCAGGCTAGGGAGTGGCTTCTGAGGCCGACGATCACTGGATCGTCTGGAGTGAAGTTTCCGAGCAAAACACGGTGGACATGATGTTCGAGGGTGAAGCCGACGAGGTCGGCCTCGCCGAACCGGGCCATGGCCTTCTCGATGATTTCGTCTTCCAACATCCCGCCCCGCGCGTTCTTCTCCCAGGCGATGAAACGTTGTGTGAGGAAGCCATCCTGGGCGATGATTCGCGAGATGGAGTTGTGAGAGACTTTCGAGGACGCCTGGGCAAGCAGGACAGGCGGCGGAGGCAGACGTTTGATCGCCTGCACCAGGGATCGTACGCGCTGACGGGCGTCGCTGGCCGGTTCGGGGAGGGTCATGTGCCTCTCTGTCGTTGTTCACAAATGCCGGTGGATTCAAAATCATACAAAGATTGCAAAAAATGTTCTGGCTGGTCGCTGGCGGCGCGTTAAATCGGCAATGGGATCGTTTGTCGTGAAAGCTCCGTCCCCCGCGATATTGAGCGATATTTGCGCCCCGGCCGCGGAATCGGGCTGAACGGCGGGCGTAAATTCTGGGTGGGGCGCCGACAACGCTCGAAAAATGGAAAGTTCTCCGACATTTTTATACGAAGAACTTTACACATTTCCGTTTTCATGGCGTCCAGCATCCGGCTCGTCCAAACGGCAAGGCCCGCTGTCCCGAAAAAGGACAACGGGCCTCGTTGTTTTTTGGTTCGAGCGGTTTCAG
It encodes the following:
- the glmS gene encoding glutamine--fructose-6-phosphate transaminase (isomerizing), producing MCGIIGYCGHRPAVPVCMEGLKRLEYRGYDSAGVAFVRQGEIAVIKAPGKLSALEEALEHAGNVMNATTALAHTRWATHGAPTTGNAHPHLDAGRSIAMVHNGIIENFAELKQELLAEGLTFESDTDTEVLTKLVGWCRARTGSMREALSMALSRAEGAYAVVLLCKDRPGRLWAARKQSPLVLGLGVGENFLASDVPAFLPYTREVVFIDDGEMVIIDADRHEILDAATLAPREKTPQTITWDVQAAQKGGYKHFMLKEIFEQPKVIRDCLAGRIDHASGAVRLPEIEALPVPGRLVIVACGTSSYAGLWGKQIIEKLARVPVDVCIASEFRYADPILAPGDQVLVVSQSGETADTLAGLRLARERGVPVIGLCNVVGSSVDREADFVLHTQAGPEISVASTKAMCSQMVMLLLLALRYADAKGLLSREDRAACIEGVQAMPKLLDDHLPFMRDTAQRLARTYSEATSFLYLGRGPAWPLALEGALKLKEISYIHAEGYPAGEMKHGPIALIDPKFPTFAIALADELFGKVKSNLIEVQARGGRIIALTNPGLDLEVDHPWVLPQVFWPLAGFTALPALQLFAYEIADYLGKDVDQPRNLAKSVTVE
- a CDS encoding HDOD domain-containing protein; translation: MTLPEPASDARQRVRSLVQAIKRLPPPPVLLAQASSKVSHNSISRIIAQDGFLTQRFIAWEKNARGGMLEDEIIEKAMARFGEADLVGFTLEHHVHRVLLGNFTPDDPVIVGLRSHSLACAVAARSLAEQIDPTLAGQAFACGLVHDCGKALLFRLHPERYTLITQSPDIQRKDTRALEVINFGLDHAVVGKWMLEHWKAPSSIINAAWLHHHKPAAVRDSLARSAVLGLVALGDILARNVMSEALRPEDHDRTKRLANKLGIAEEIVLLVRHGIPEKYCALAELIGLDPNIVSFYRTSLARAHQSISRHANERTVRRGEPNLPQRFLSIVGRFGPRLALAVAQAEIFNLIHSCISEMLPEYQGCLAFSENAGSAFEGVAWNGQTNCGLRIAEGRPEIPPDTAPLLGDLIENTLAEHAAAAHRSQEGRRERFSKQGYAALFNVDEQSRCIFAIGIDEQPFFEHEQVLWCLRQIADLACAHLGRLKVLETLTTKSEELSSALSRLEKARDRELRAERLSAIGHAAAGTAQEINNPLSIISARTQLLERQESDPQKKRSLRQMLTQVERITDTMQNLMDFARPPQPVFERTSLNSLVEECLPLVGGHARTGVSIVLHLAEDLPDVMVDQAQMKRLIVNLLLNALNAVEDRGDGHITITTRLGLNGSRIVLGLRDTGSGIPREMLPRVFDPFFTTGGRSPLGLGLSVCHGIASNHHGSLDVSSREGEWTEFTLALPTRDQMHRASNSDVSAFMQHRPPMAMVCDVLVAESDPAMRDSLALALEQAGHQVDAVADAAEALDFLSQFEYRLAVMNIDLSIAEVPLLATALKTFPQMAVVALVDAQSASRIPEAMALGVRACARKPIHAASLAERIDSLLRAGKAG
- a CDS encoding PEP-CTERM sorting domain-containing protein, whose product is MRNKRMFISLLLAAVLALAIQGAAFAASILYIEYNDVYTEDSVAPGGATPWLTALFADQPAGGVLLTLAAPNLLSGEFVANWYFNFNPEKDLEALVFTHVDGVMPITSKDFTSEDALIAGMGLRMDVNVPYPNPPSKRFADDMLSKILITGLSDLTADDFNFRIEKHDALFISVAHIRGTGEGNEFSAWVKGYDPPPPPAVPEPATLFLALSGLGAAALARKRGARRN